The genomic DNA GATCCCCGATTCCCAAATGCAAAAACCGTCACGAAGGCGGGTTGCTCCAATTTGAACGCACTCATAGAGTGGGGGATAGGGTATGGTCTGAAGCCTGAATGGATCGATCATCGTCATAGCGGCTATCCCCATTTTGACCTCCTTGGTGACAAACAACTGCAGGTTCTCCTGGCCGAAGGGCTAGAGGACCATATTGAACGGTTCCATATGAAATAAGAAAAAGGCTGACCTTGAAGGCCAGCCTTTTTCTTATGCTTTTTTATATTCGTAAGCAGGTTCTTGTCTTTTTGAGTCAAACTCCACGAACAGGTCATGCCCGTCAAAGAACCATAGATCTCGTTCTTCAATGAAGAATGTCCGATCAGCCTTTTCCAACGTTTCCACTGCTTCAATCGGTTCTTCCTTGCTGACTCCGAGTGAGAAGCTATCATGCAAAGGACTGGATCCTCCGTATCGCACATAAAAGCGGACATACTCGCCTTCCTCTACGAGCATTTCGTCTTTAAACCAGGCAAGTGCTTCATCTGATAGATGTATCTTCATCGACCGAGACTCCCTTCCTTATATGTATTCAACCTTCAGGTTCCCCCTTATTATAGCTTGAACAAAGGGAAACCACTAGTCATGCGCTCGTGTGCGTCCTTCTTATTGGGCAAT from Rossellomorea marisflavi includes the following:
- a CDS encoding HesB/YadR/YfhF family protein, whose product is MKIHLSDEALAWFKDEMLVEEGEYVRFYVRYGGSSPLHDSFSLGVSKEEPIEAVETLEKADRTFFIEERDLWFFDGHDLFVEFDSKRQEPAYEYKKA